Proteins encoded in a region of the Mycolicibacterium chitae genome:
- a CDS encoding acyl-CoA dehydrogenase family protein, translating into MSNATLYQRTLFEPEHELFRESYRAFLDKHVAPHHEQWEKDKIVDRSVWLEAGKQGFLGMAVPEEYGGGGNDDFRYNAVIGEENTRGRYSGLGFTLHNDVVAPYLLRLATEEQKQRWLPGFCSGELITAIAMTEPGTGSDLQGIKTRAVKQGDHYVLNGSKTFITNGILSDLVIVVAQTDPDKGALGFSLLVVERGMEGFERGRHLDKIGLDAQDTSELSFTDVKVPAENLLGEEGQGFIYLMQNLPQERITIAISAAAAMEAVLEETIEYTKERKAFGKPIGSFQNSRFLLAELATEATAVRIMIDEFLKMHIDSHLSAEQAAMAKWYATEAQVKLIDRCLQLHGGYGYMREYSVARAYLDARVQTIFGGTTEIMKEIIGRKLGV; encoded by the coding sequence GTGAGCAACGCCACGCTGTATCAGCGCACCCTGTTCGAGCCCGAGCACGAGCTGTTCCGGGAGTCCTACCGGGCGTTCCTGGACAAGCACGTCGCCCCGCACCACGAGCAGTGGGAAAAGGACAAGATCGTCGACCGCAGCGTCTGGCTCGAGGCCGGCAAGCAGGGCTTTTTGGGCATGGCCGTGCCCGAGGAGTACGGCGGCGGCGGCAACGACGACTTCCGCTACAACGCGGTGATCGGCGAGGAGAACACCCGCGGCCGCTACAGCGGGCTCGGGTTCACGCTGCACAACGACGTCGTGGCGCCGTACCTGCTGCGCCTGGCCACCGAGGAGCAGAAGCAGCGCTGGCTGCCCGGCTTCTGCAGCGGTGAGCTGATCACCGCCATCGCGATGACCGAGCCGGGCACCGGCAGCGACCTGCAGGGCATCAAGACCCGCGCGGTCAAGCAGGGCGACCACTACGTCCTCAACGGCTCCAAGACGTTCATCACCAACGGCATCCTGTCCGACCTGGTGATCGTCGTCGCGCAGACCGACCCGGACAAGGGCGCGCTGGGCTTCTCGCTGCTGGTCGTCGAGCGCGGCATGGAGGGCTTCGAGCGCGGCCGGCACCTGGACAAGATCGGTCTGGACGCCCAGGACACCTCCGAGCTGTCCTTCACCGATGTGAAGGTGCCTGCCGAGAACCTCCTGGGCGAGGAGGGGCAGGGCTTCATCTACCTAATGCAGAACCTGCCTCAGGAACGCATCACGATCGCCATCTCGGCCGCCGCGGCCATGGAGGCGGTCCTCGAGGAGACCATCGAATACACCAAGGAACGCAAGGCCTTCGGCAAGCCGATCGGCAGCTTCCAGAACAGCCGGTTCCTGCTGGCCGAGCTGGCCACCGAGGCCACCGCGGTCCGCATCATGATCGACGAGTTCCTCAAGATGCACATCGACTCGCACCTCTCGGCCGAGCAGGCCGCCATGGCCAAGTGGTACGCCACCGAGGCGCAGGTGAAGCTCATCGACCGGTGCCTGCAGCTGCATGGCGGCTACGGCTACATGCGTGAGTACAGCGTGGCGCGCGCCTATCTGGACGCCCGCGTGCAGACCATCTTCGGCGGCACCACCGAGATCATGAAGGAAATCATCGGGCGCAAGCTCGGAGTCTGA
- a CDS encoding LysM peptidoglycan-binding domain-containing protein — MTHTSVYPQAWETAFAAAPAEFDAGQPRAPRRGRALPRVVDGGRPGPSRPAPMAPRYRGTGVRMSRAVHTRRPAKQVRPVTIVGLALLAGLITMWLGAVAQFGEAVRDASAPVPNQLAVVQVKSGETLAHLAARVAPEAPVSSVVDRIRELNELQSPVIDAGQTLIAPVG; from the coding sequence ATGACACACACCAGCGTTTACCCCCAGGCGTGGGAGACCGCATTCGCCGCCGCACCGGCGGAGTTCGACGCTGGGCAGCCGCGGGCCCCGCGCCGGGGCCGGGCGCTGCCCAGGGTGGTCGACGGCGGCCGTCCCGGACCGAGCCGCCCCGCCCCGATGGCGCCGCGGTATCGCGGCACCGGCGTCCGGATGTCGCGGGCCGTGCACACCCGGCGCCCGGCCAAACAGGTCCGGCCCGTCACGATCGTCGGCCTGGCGCTGTTGGCCGGCCTGATCACGATGTGGCTGGGCGCGGTGGCGCAGTTCGGCGAGGCGGTGCGCGACGCCTCGGCGCCGGTGCCGAATCAGCTCGCGGTGGTCCAGGTGAAGTCGGGGGAGACCCTGGCGCACCTGGCGGCCCGGGTCGCACCGGAGGCGCCGGTGAGCAGCGTGGTCGACCGGATCCGTGAACTCAACGAGCTGCAGTCACCGGTGATCGATGCGGGCCAGACCCTCATCGCCCCGGTCGGCTGA
- the nrdR gene encoding transcriptional regulator NrdR, with the protein MHCPFCRHPDSRVVDSRETDEGQAIRRRRSCPECGKRFTTVETAVLAVVKRSGVTEPFSREKVISGVRRACQGRQVDDDALNVLAQQVEDAVRASGPEVPSHEVGLAILGPLRELDEVAYLRFASVYRSFSSAEDFEREIQDLRRHREGLAAG; encoded by the coding sequence ATGCACTGTCCTTTCTGCCGTCATCCCGATTCGCGCGTGGTGGACTCCCGCGAAACCGACGAGGGGCAAGCCATCCGCCGGCGCCGCTCGTGTCCGGAGTGTGGGAAGCGGTTCACCACGGTGGAGACCGCGGTGCTGGCCGTCGTCAAGCGCAGCGGCGTCACCGAACCGTTCAGCCGGGAAAAGGTGATCAGCGGCGTGCGTCGGGCCTGTCAGGGCCGTCAGGTCGACGACGATGCGCTCAACGTACTGGCCCAGCAGGTCGAGGACGCTGTACGCGCCTCCGGTCCGGAAGTGCCCAGCCACGAGGTCGGGCTGGCCATCCTGGGTCCGCTGCGCGAACTCGACGAGGTGGCCTATCTGCGGTTCGCCTCGGTGTACCGGTCGTTCAGCTCCGCCGAAGACTTCGAACGTGAGATCCAGGACCTGCGCCGCCACCGCGAGGGCCTGGCCGCGGGCTGA
- a CDS encoding acyl-CoA dehydrogenase: MALAMSEEQSELTAAVAGFAQRHAPLDKVRAGFEDLAAGRAPEFWDALVAQGFHAVHLPESCGGQGGDLLDAACVLDAAGYALLAGPLVPTVIAGAIAATADPGPAAEALLADIAAGAPAAVVLPEAGQLRATPVDGGWSLRGEVGPELGVCAAQRILVSARTDAGDTIWVVVNPADAGVGVTAAAPTDLTRDVGTLRAADHLVAGAAVIPGLDVARARCTAVAALAAEAAGIARWCADNVIAHLKVREQFGKPIGAFQALQHKAAHLYVQSELAAAAAWDAARAATAPSAQQREVAAAGAAIVANAGLPDLVLDALTMFGAIGYTWEHDLHLYWRRAISIAAAGGSAGSWARALGEPDAVARDFSVTLPEAETEFRAHVVEILGRAAQLRNDTPGRQSPDYLNLYSGAQRDVLADAGLLAPHLPAPWGMAATAAQQLIIAEEFEKHPEVVRSSLGIAEWILPTILAAGTEAQKERFAQPILRGTVAWCQLFSEPGAGSDLASLSTRATRVDGGWRIDGQKVWTSSADRADFGALLARTDPSAAKHRGIGYFLVDMTTPGITVRPLRTATGEAHFNEVFLDDVFVPDDMLVGGPTDGWSLAVATMANERAAISGYLKDDREAVLRALFDRPGVDRDGLTRALGEVRAATNAVAALGLRDILNRLAGHSPGPATSIAKVATGVILRRIGTAAMEFAGRGSMVEQRDGTALAHALQLPAELIGGGTMEVQLNIIATVILGLPRK; encoded by the coding sequence GTGGCACTGGCGATGAGCGAGGAACAGAGCGAACTGACCGCCGCGGTGGCCGGCTTCGCGCAGCGCCACGCGCCGCTGGACAAGGTCCGGGCCGGTTTCGAGGACCTGGCCGCCGGCCGCGCACCCGAGTTCTGGGATGCGTTGGTGGCCCAGGGCTTTCACGCCGTCCACCTGCCGGAGTCCTGCGGTGGCCAGGGCGGCGATCTGCTCGACGCGGCCTGCGTGCTCGACGCCGCCGGCTACGCGCTGCTGGCCGGCCCGCTGGTGCCGACCGTCATCGCCGGGGCGATCGCCGCCACCGCCGATCCCGGGCCGGCCGCCGAGGCCCTGCTGGCCGACATCGCCGCCGGCGCCCCGGCCGCCGTCGTCCTCCCCGAGGCCGGGCAACTGCGCGCCACCCCCGTCGACGGCGGTTGGTCGCTGCGCGGCGAGGTCGGCCCCGAACTCGGAGTCTGTGCCGCGCAGCGCATCCTGGTCAGCGCGCGCACCGACGCGGGGGACACGATCTGGGTGGTGGTGAACCCGGCCGACGCGGGCGTCGGGGTCACCGCCGCGGCACCGACGGACCTCACCCGGGACGTGGGCACCCTGCGGGCCGCCGATCATCTCGTCGCGGGTGCGGCGGTGATCCCGGGTCTCGACGTGGCGCGGGCGCGCTGCACCGCGGTGGCGGCGTTGGCCGCCGAGGCCGCCGGCATCGCCCGCTGGTGCGCCGACAACGTCATCGCCCATCTCAAGGTTCGCGAACAGTTCGGCAAGCCGATCGGCGCCTTCCAGGCGTTGCAGCACAAGGCCGCCCACCTCTACGTCCAGTCCGAACTCGCCGCCGCCGCCGCGTGGGACGCCGCCCGGGCCGCCACGGCGCCCTCGGCGCAGCAGCGCGAGGTGGCCGCGGCCGGCGCGGCGATCGTCGCCAATGCCGGGCTGCCCGACCTGGTGCTCGACGCGCTGACGATGTTCGGCGCCATCGGCTACACCTGGGAACACGATCTGCACCTGTACTGGCGCCGCGCCATCAGCATCGCGGCGGCCGGCGGATCGGCGGGCAGTTGGGCGCGCGCGCTCGGCGAACCCGACGCGGTGGCCCGCGACTTCTCGGTGACGCTGCCGGAGGCCGAGACCGAATTCCGCGCGCACGTCGTCGAAATCCTGGGCCGGGCGGCGCAATTGCGTAACGACACCCCGGGCCGGCAGAGCCCGGACTACCTCAACCTCTACAGCGGCGCGCAGCGTGATGTGCTGGCCGACGCGGGGCTGCTGGCCCCGCACCTGCCGGCGCCGTGGGGTATGGCGGCCACCGCTGCCCAGCAGCTGATCATCGCCGAGGAGTTCGAGAAGCACCCGGAGGTCGTCCGGTCCTCCCTCGGCATCGCCGAATGGATCCTGCCGACCATCCTCGCCGCCGGTACCGAGGCGCAGAAGGAGCGCTTTGCGCAGCCCATCCTGCGCGGCACGGTGGCCTGGTGCCAGCTGTTCAGTGAGCCCGGCGCCGGGTCCGATCTGGCGTCGCTGAGCACCCGCGCCACCCGCGTCGACGGGGGTTGGCGGATCGACGGGCAGAAGGTGTGGACCTCCTCGGCGGACCGGGCCGACTTCGGTGCGCTGCTGGCCCGCACCGATCCGTCCGCCGCCAAGCATCGCGGGATCGGGTACTTCCTGGTCGACATGACGACACCGGGCATCACCGTGCGCCCCCTGCGGACCGCGACCGGTGAGGCGCACTTCAACGAGGTGTTCTTGGACGACGTGTTCGTCCCCGACGACATGCTGGTGGGTGGCCCGACCGACGGCTGGTCGCTGGCGGTGGCGACGATGGCCAACGAGCGTGCGGCCATCAGCGGCTACCTCAAGGACGACCGGGAGGCCGTGCTGCGGGCGCTGTTCGACCGTCCCGGCGTCGACCGCGACGGGTTGACGCGCGCGCTCGGCGAGGTCCGGGCGGCCACCAACGCGGTGGCGGCCCTGGGCCTGCGGGACATCCTCAACCGGCTGGCCGGCCACTCGCCGGGGCCGGCCACCAGCATCGCCAAGGTCGCGACCGGCGTCATCCTGCGCCGGATCGGCACGGCGGCAATGGAATTCGCGGGACGCGGCTCGATGGTGGAGCAGCGCGACGGCACCGCGCTGGCCCATGCGCTGCAGCTGCCGGCCGAATTGATCGGCGGGGGGACCATGGAGGTCCAGCTCAACATCATCGCGACCGTGATCCTGGGGCTCCCGCGGAAATGA
- a CDS encoding PhzF family phenazine biosynthesis protein, whose product MATDVTVLRVFTDSAGEFGNPLGVVDAATVPPEDRQPLATQLGYSETVFIDLPAASKASTTAHIYTPAAELPFAGHPTVGAAWWLRAQGHPIHTLRVPAGIVQISYDVGAEQLTAISARAEWAPEFAIHDLASVEEVLAADPDDFPDDVDHYLWTWTDKNAGEIRARMFAPDMGVPEDEATGSAAVRITDYLSQDLVIIQGKGSRIETQWSSDGWVRVAGAVVDDGVRHLD is encoded by the coding sequence ATGGCTACCGACGTGACAGTGCTGCGGGTGTTCACCGACTCGGCGGGAGAATTCGGTAACCCGCTCGGCGTGGTGGACGCGGCGACCGTGCCGCCCGAGGATCGCCAGCCCCTCGCCACTCAATTGGGTTACAGCGAAACCGTATTCATCGACCTGCCGGCCGCCAGCAAGGCCAGCACGACGGCCCACATCTATACGCCCGCCGCCGAGTTGCCGTTCGCCGGGCACCCGACGGTGGGGGCGGCCTGGTGGCTACGGGCCCAGGGCCATCCGATCCACACGCTGCGGGTTCCGGCGGGTATCGTCCAGATCAGCTACGACGTCGGGGCCGAACAGCTGACGGCCATCAGCGCGCGGGCCGAGTGGGCCCCCGAGTTCGCGATCCACGACCTTGCCTCCGTCGAGGAGGTGCTGGCCGCCGATCCCGACGACTTTCCCGACGACGTCGACCACTACCTGTGGACGTGGACCGACAAGAACGCCGGAGAAATCCGCGCGCGGATGTTCGCGCCCGACATGGGAGTGCCCGAGGACGAGGCGACCGGCTCGGCCGCGGTGCGGATCACCGACTATCTGAGCCAGGATCTCGTCATCATCCAGGGCAAGGGCTCGCGGATCGAGACGCAGTGGAGTTCGGACGGATGGGTGCGCGTCGCGGGCGCCGTCGTCGACGACGGGGTGCGCCACCTCGACTGA
- a CDS encoding LGFP repeat-containing protein: MTRQRMAFGFIGRAVMGLALAAATAVLYAPAATASPESDAAAAIDAAWNAAGGDASQLGPRDGGVYPAGAGFGQNFAGGAIFFSPATGARTMHGAILEKYRALGGPAESDLGFPKIDEGPGRVSPESRNSTFNAGDNPVIFWTPETGAWVVRGAINAAWDQVGGSSGILGVPIEDESYDGDVVTQRFTGGLLSFDTRTRTFTTEPPELAGQLADLNIPSDPASAIAAAWRANGGADGPLGARAGGPYPIGAGGTAQDFAGGKVFYTPETGAFAVTGDILAKYESAGGPAGDFGFPVASEADGGVPDSRVQAFSAPDNPVIFWTPDHGAVIVGGAMKAAWDELGGATGELGVPTGDQNTEGTTVTQQFSGGELAWNSADNTFSSDPANLAESLAGLEVPNAPVPSTPPAAPEPADEGGVTWQNWWLWWIIPLALLLLGSLYAWMAMSKRRSDRSEPDFDEDADDARYDTRYGEDARYGEDPHDGHEGHEDFRGESSRWSSRSDFAETDDDGYDDGGYDEGGNYGKGGYLAPPVWSEREAEPATTRFDELGDDGLFTHHGGVQDSGLAHLDDDFEEPIADEDPDAVDTAPTRVVGATDDQPEPSGGRHSAFGDESRRSWDAPEDDDYLPGPGSLFAPVYGAAPPPAPEYTDDVRFGAHAEAPAPPEPAEQDRDAGPPPDAGAPPAIHLPLDDPHRAPDGYPIKGSMRTGRYHVPGTPGYDETVAEIWFASPELAEANGFSRAD; this comes from the coding sequence ATGACACGGCAGCGAATGGCATTCGGCTTTATCGGCCGAGCGGTAATGGGATTGGCGTTGGCGGCGGCCACCGCGGTGCTGTACGCACCCGCGGCCACCGCCTCGCCCGAGAGCGACGCCGCGGCGGCCATCGATGCGGCGTGGAACGCCGCCGGTGGGGACGCATCACAGTTGGGTCCGCGCGACGGTGGGGTCTATCCGGCGGGGGCGGGCTTCGGTCAGAATTTCGCCGGCGGCGCGATCTTCTTTTCGCCGGCGACCGGCGCGCGGACCATGCACGGCGCCATTCTCGAGAAATACCGCGCCCTCGGTGGCCCCGCGGAAAGCGATCTCGGCTTTCCGAAGATCGATGAGGGCCCGGGCCGGGTGAGCCCCGAGAGTCGCAACTCGACCTTCAATGCCGGCGACAATCCGGTGATCTTCTGGACCCCGGAGACCGGGGCCTGGGTGGTGCGCGGCGCCATCAACGCGGCCTGGGATCAGGTCGGCGGGTCGTCCGGGATCCTCGGCGTGCCCATCGAGGACGAGAGCTACGACGGTGATGTCGTCACGCAGCGCTTCACCGGCGGTCTGCTGTCGTTCGACACGCGGACGCGGACCTTCACCACCGAACCGCCGGAACTCGCCGGTCAGCTGGCGGACCTGAACATCCCGTCGGACCCGGCCTCGGCGATCGCCGCGGCCTGGCGCGCCAATGGGGGAGCGGACGGACCGCTGGGCGCCCGCGCCGGTGGCCCGTACCCGATCGGTGCGGGCGGCACCGCCCAGGACTTCGCCGGCGGCAAGGTGTTCTACACGCCGGAGACCGGGGCCTTCGCCGTCACCGGGGACATCCTGGCCAAGTACGAGTCGGCCGGCGGACCGGCCGGCGACTTCGGTTTCCCCGTCGCCAGCGAGGCCGACGGCGGCGTGCCCGACAGCCGGGTGCAGGCGTTCTCCGCGCCCGACAATCCGGTGATCTTCTGGACCCCGGACCACGGCGCGGTCATCGTGGGCGGCGCGATGAAGGCCGCCTGGGATGAGCTCGGCGGCGCCACCGGCGAGTTGGGCGTGCCGACCGGCGACCAGAACACCGAGGGCACCACCGTCACCCAGCAGTTCAGCGGCGGTGAGCTCGCCTGGAACAGCGCCGACAACACGTTCAGCAGCGACCCGGCCAACCTCGCCGAATCGCTGGCCGGACTCGAGGTGCCCAACGCGCCGGTGCCCAGCACCCCGCCCGCGGCGCCGGAGCCCGCCGACGAGGGCGGCGTCACCTGGCAGAACTGGTGGCTGTGGTGGATCATCCCGCTGGCCCTGCTGCTGCTGGGCTCGCTGTACGCCTGGATGGCGATGAGCAAGCGCCGCTCGGACCGGTCGGAGCCCGACTTCGACGAGGACGCCGACGACGCCCGGTATGACACCCGCTACGGCGAGGACGCCCGCTACGGGGAGGATCCGCACGACGGGCACGAGGGTCACGAGGACTTCCGCGGGGAGTCCAGCCGCTGGTCGTCGCGCTCGGACTTCGCCGAGACCGACGACGACGGTTACGACGACGGCGGCTACGACGAGGGTGGGAACTACGGCAAGGGCGGCTACCTCGCGCCGCCGGTGTGGTCGGAGCGCGAGGCCGAACCGGCCACGACCCGCTTCGACGAACTCGGCGACGACGGGCTGTTCACCCACCACGGCGGGGTGCAGGACTCCGGGCTGGCCCACCTCGACGACGACTTCGAGGAGCCGATCGCCGACGAGGATCCCGACGCGGTGGACACCGCCCCGACGCGGGTCGTCGGTGCGACCGACGACCAGCCCGAGCCTTCCGGTGGGCGCCATTCGGCCTTCGGTGACGAGTCGCGCCGTTCCTGGGATGCGCCCGAGGACGACGACTACCTGCCGGGCCCGGGTTCGCTGTTCGCGCCGGTCTACGGCGCCGCGCCGCCGCCGGCCCCCGAGTACACCGACGACGTTCGGTTCGGTGCCCACGCAGAGGCCCCGGCACCGCCGGAGCCCGCCGAGCAGGATCGCGATGCGGGGCCGCCGCCGGACGCCGGCGCACCGCCGGCCATCCATCTACCGCTGGACGATCCGCACCGGGCCCCGGACGGCTACCCGATCAAGGGCAGCATGCGCACCGGCCGGTATCACGTCCCGGGCACACCCGGTTACGACGAGACCGTCGCCGAAATCTGGTTCGCCAGCCCGGAATTGGCCGAGGCGAACGGCTTCAGCCGGGCCGACTAG
- a CDS encoding TetR/AcrR family transcriptional regulator — protein MTAASGTDLPAYKQARRSQIVAAAMAALKVHDYDQIQMRDIAEDAQVALGTLYRYFSSKEHVYAAVLQEWARPVFVAEGADPRPAEARVRAKVATILASFERWPGFFRVCMLLQNSTDPNATALMAEFSDAAVDTLARDFAALGEQAAADAAVMLWAVVNTVLSAAILRGDPMADAARISNAFVDLIAPRLAAAEQR, from the coding sequence ATGACGGCGGCCTCGGGCACCGACCTGCCCGCCTACAAGCAAGCGCGGCGCTCGCAGATCGTCGCGGCGGCGATGGCGGCGCTCAAGGTCCACGACTACGACCAGATCCAGATGCGCGACATCGCCGAGGACGCCCAGGTGGCGCTGGGCACGCTGTATCGCTACTTCAGTTCCAAGGAGCACGTCTACGCCGCGGTGCTGCAGGAGTGGGCCCGGCCGGTGTTCGTCGCCGAGGGGGCCGACCCGCGACCGGCGGAGGCGCGGGTGCGGGCCAAGGTGGCGACCATCCTGGCCAGCTTCGAGCGGTGGCCGGGCTTCTTCCGGGTCTGCATGCTGCTGCAGAACTCGACCGACCCCAACGCCACCGCGCTCATGGCGGAGTTCTCCGACGCCGCCGTCGACACCCTGGCGCGCGACTTCGCCGCACTGGGCGAACAGGCCGCCGCCGACGCGGCCGTCATGCTCTGGGCCGTCGTCAACACGGTGCTCTCGGCGGCGATCCTGCGCGGCGATCCGATGGCCGACGCGGCCCGGATCAGCAACGCCTTCGTCGACCTCATCGCGCCGCGGTTGGCCGCCGCCGAACAACGCTGA
- a CDS encoding thiolase family protein, with amino-acid sequence MGLRGEAAIVGFHELPAERKPTGKPEFLLEQWARLAAAAVADAGLSVTDVDGLVTTGVFESEIFVPSTVVEYLGLKVNFAEYVDLGGASAAGMVWRAAAAVELGICEAVLCAIPANYLTPMHPDRLPNMGDALHFGASSFRYGSPQAEFEIPYGYLGQNGPYAQVAQMYAAAYGYDERAMAKIVVDQRVNANHTPGAVFADKPVSVEDVLASPIIAAPLHMLEIVMPCMGGSAVLVTSERLARKGKHRPVWIKGFGERVPYKSPAYAEDPLNTPMQHIAPRAFAMAGVTPADMDMVSIYDCYTITALLTLEDAGFCEKGKGMQFVSGRDLTFRGDFPMNTAGGQLGYGQPGNGGGMHHVCDATRQLMGRAGQTQLADCNRAFVSGNGGVLSEQEALVLEGD; translated from the coding sequence ATGGGGCTGAGGGGTGAAGCCGCGATAGTCGGCTTCCACGAACTGCCGGCGGAGCGGAAACCGACCGGAAAGCCGGAGTTCCTGCTCGAGCAGTGGGCGCGGCTGGCGGCCGCGGCGGTGGCCGACGCCGGGCTGAGCGTCACCGACGTCGACGGGCTGGTCACCACCGGGGTCTTCGAGTCCGAGATTTTCGTCCCGTCCACCGTGGTCGAGTACCTGGGCCTGAAGGTGAACTTCGCCGAGTACGTCGACCTGGGCGGGGCCAGCGCGGCCGGCATGGTGTGGCGCGCGGCGGCGGCGGTCGAACTGGGCATCTGCGAAGCGGTGCTGTGCGCGATCCCGGCGAACTACCTGACCCCGATGCACCCCGACCGGCTGCCGAACATGGGCGACGCGCTGCACTTCGGCGCGTCGAGCTTCCGGTACGGCTCCCCGCAGGCCGAATTCGAGATCCCCTACGGCTATCTGGGGCAGAACGGGCCCTACGCGCAGGTGGCGCAGATGTACGCCGCCGCCTACGGCTACGACGAGCGCGCGATGGCCAAGATCGTCGTCGACCAACGGGTCAACGCCAACCACACCCCCGGCGCGGTGTTCGCCGACAAACCGGTGTCCGTCGAGGACGTGCTGGCCAGCCCGATCATCGCCGCGCCGCTGCACATGCTCGAGATCGTCATGCCGTGCATGGGCGGTTCGGCGGTGCTGGTGACCAGTGAACGCCTGGCGCGCAAGGGCAAGCACCGTCCGGTGTGGATCAAGGGCTTCGGGGAGCGGGTGCCCTACAAATCGCCCGCCTACGCCGAGGACCCGCTCAACACCCCGATGCAGCACATCGCGCCGCGGGCCTTCGCCATGGCCGGGGTGACGCCGGCCGACATGGACATGGTGTCGATCTACGACTGCTACACCATCACCGCCCTGCTCACCCTCGAGGACGCCGGGTTCTGCGAGAAGGGCAAGGGCATGCAGTTCGTGTCCGGGCGGGATCTGACCTTCCGCGGCGATTTCCCGATGAACACCGCGGGCGGCCAACTCGGCTACGGTCAGCCGGGCAACGGCGGCGGCATGCACCACGTGTGCGACGCCACCCGCCAGCTGATGGGCCGGGCGGGCCAGACCCAGCTCGCCGACTGCAACCGGGCCTTCGTGTCCGGCAACGGGGGCGTGCTCAGCGAGCAAGAAGCCCTTGTCCTGGAAGGGGATTAG
- a CDS encoding Zn-ribbon domain-containing OB-fold protein, with protein sequence MTAAMTRPVPLPTPVSQPYWDGLGRHEVWIQYSPSLDRYVFYPRVLAPGTLADDLEWRQISGAGTLVSFAVAQRPVAPQFADAVPQLLAVVAWDEGPRFATELVDVEPDELAVGMPVTPVFVDGPDGGPTLLKYTARR encoded by the coding sequence ATGACCGCAGCCATGACCAGGCCCGTGCCGCTGCCCACCCCGGTGTCACAGCCGTATTGGGACGGGTTGGGCCGCCACGAGGTGTGGATCCAGTACTCGCCGTCGCTGGACCGCTACGTGTTCTATCCGCGCGTGCTGGCACCGGGCACCCTGGCCGACGACCTGGAGTGGCGCCAGATCTCCGGGGCCGGCACGCTGGTCAGCTTCGCCGTCGCGCAACGGCCCGTCGCGCCGCAGTTCGCCGATGCGGTACCGCAGCTGCTGGCGGTCGTCGCCTGGGACGAGGGGCCGCGGTTCGCCACCGAATTGGTGGACGTCGAACCCGACGAGCTGGCCGTCGGGATGCCGGTGACGCCGGTGTTCGTGGACGGCCCCGACGGCGGGCCCACGCTGCTGAAGTACACGGCCCGCCGATGA
- the lexA gene encoding transcriptional repressor LexA, with protein MADTESGSTPADAKSGSGAKRDGARDTSLTERQRTILEVIRASVTTRGYPPSIREIGDAVGLTSTSSVAHQLRTLERKGYLRRDPNRPRAVDVRGVDDAQPAVVTDVAGSDALPEPTFVPVLGRIAAGGPILAEEAVEDVFPLPRELVGEGSLFLLKVVGESMVDAAICDGDWVVVRQQSVADNGDIVAAMIDGEATVKTFKRNAGQVWLMPHNPAFDPIPGNDAAVLGKVVTVIRKI; from the coding sequence ATGGCTGACACCGAATCCGGCAGCACCCCCGCAGACGCCAAGTCAGGTTCCGGCGCCAAACGCGATGGCGCGCGCGACACCTCGCTCACCGAACGGCAACGCACCATCCTCGAGGTGATCCGCGCCTCGGTGACCACCCGCGGCTACCCGCCCAGCATCCGAGAGATCGGCGACGCGGTTGGGTTGACGTCCACTTCCTCAGTGGCACACCAGCTTCGAACGCTCGAGCGCAAGGGCTACCTGCGCCGGGACCCGAACCGTCCGCGCGCCGTGGACGTGCGCGGGGTGGACGACGCCCAGCCCGCGGTGGTGACCGACGTGGCCGGTTCGGACGCCCTGCCGGAGCCCACCTTCGTGCCGGTGCTCGGCCGGATCGCCGCCGGCGGGCCCATCCTGGCCGAGGAGGCCGTCGAAGATGTGTTCCCCCTGCCGCGCGAACTCGTCGGCGAGGGCTCGCTGTTCCTGCTCAAGGTGGTCGGCGAATCCATGGTGGACGCCGCGATCTGCGACGGCGACTGGGTGGTGGTCCGGCAGCAGAGCGTGGCCGACAACGGCGACATCGTCGCGGCCATGATCGACGGCGAGGCCACCGTGAAGACCTTCAAGCGCAACGCCGGTCAGGTGTGGCTGATGCCGCACAATCCGGCGTTCGACCCGATCCCCGGCAACGACGCCGCCGTGCTCGGCAAGGTCGTCACCGTCATCCGCAAGATCTGA